Proteins encoded by one window of Mus musculus strain C57BL/6J chromosome 10, GRCm38.p6 C57BL/6J:
- the Madcam1 gene encoding mucosal addressin cell adhesion molecule 1 isoform 1 precursor (isoform 1 precursor is encoded by transcript variant 1): MESILALLLALALVPYQLSRGQSFQVNPPESEVAVAMGTSLQITCSMSCDEGVARVHWRGLDTSLGSVQTLPGSSILSVRGMLSDTGTPVCVGSCGSRSFQHSVKILVYAFPDQLVVSPEFLVPGQDQVVSCTAHNIWPADPNSLSFALLLGEQRLEGAQALEPEQEEEIQEAEGTPLFRMTQRWRLPSLGTPAPPALHCQVTMQLPKLVLTHRKEIPVLQSQTSPKPPNTTSAEPYILTSSSTAEAVSTGLNITTLPSAPPYPKLSPRTLSSEGPCRPKIHQDLEAGWELLCEASCGPGVTVRWTLAPGDLATYHKREAGAQAWLSVLPPGPMVEGWFQCRQDPGGQVTNLYVPGQVTPNSSSTVVLWIGSLVLGLLALVFLAYRLWKCYRPGPRPDTSSCTHL; encoded by the exons atggAATCCATCCTGGCCCTCCTGCTGGCCCTGGCCCTAGTACCCTACCAGCTCAGCAGAG GACAGTCCTTCCAGGTGAACCCCCCTGAGTCTGAGGTAGCTGTGGCCATGGGCACATCCCTCCAGATCACCTGCAGCATGTCCTGTGACGAGGGTGTAGCCCGGGTGCACTGGCGTGGTCTGGACACCAGCTTGGGCAGTGTACAGACCCTCCCAGGCAGCAGTATCCTCTCTGTACGGGGCATGCTGTCAGACACAGGCACTCCTGTGTGTGTGGGCTCCTGCGGGAGTCGAAGCTTCCAGCACTCCGTGAAGATCCTTGTGTATG CCTTCCCAGACCAGCTGGTGGTGTCCCCGGAGTTCCTTGTACCTGGACAGGACCAGGTGGTGTCCTGCACGGCCCACAACATCTGGCCTGCAGACCCGAACAGTCTCTCCTTTGCCCTGCTACTGggagagcagagactggagggtgCCCAAGCCCTGGAACCAGAGCAAGAAGAGGAGATACAAGAGGCTGAGGGCACACCACTGTTCCGAATGACACAACGCTGGCGGTTACCCTCCCTGGGGACCCCTGCCCCTCCTGCCCTTCACTGCCAGGTCACCATGCAGCTGCCCAAACTGGTGCTGACCCATAGAAAGGAGATTCCAG TACTACAGAGCCAGACCTCACCTAAGCCCCCCAACACGACCTCTGCTGAGCCCTACATCCTGACCTCATCAAGTACTGCTGAGGCAGTCTCCACTGGGCTCAACATCACCACCCTACCTTCTGCCCCTCCATACCCCAAGCTTAGCCCTAGGACTCTGAGCTCTGAGGGACCTTGCCGCCCGAAAATCCACCAGGACCTGGAGGCAGGCTGGGAGCTACTCTGTGAAGCATCCTGTGGGCCCGGAGTTACTGTGCGCTGGACCTTGGCTCCTGGCGACCTGGCAACCTACCACAAGAGGGAGGCTGGGGCCCAGGCATGGCTAAGCGTGCTGCCCCCAGGTCCCATGGTAGAGGGCTGGTTCCAGTGCCGCCAGGACCCTGGCGGGCAGGTGACCAATCTGTATGTTCCTGGCCAGGTGACCCCGAATTCCT CCTCCACCGTCGTCCTATGGATTGGCAGCTTGGTGCTGGGGCTGCTTGCACTGGTCTTCCTTGCCTACCGCCTGTGGAAATGCTACCGGCCAGGTCCTCGCCCAGACACTAGCTCATGTACACACCTATGA
- the Madcam1 gene encoding mucosal addressin cell adhesion molecule 1 isoform 2 precursor (isoform 2 precursor is encoded by transcript variant 2), translating into MESILALLLALALVPYQLSRGQSFQVNPPESEVAVAMGTSLQITCSMSCDEGVARVHWRGLDTSLGSVQTLPGSSILSVRGMLSDTGTPVCVGSCGSRSFQHSVKILVYAFPDQLVVSPEFLVPGQDQVVSCTAHNIWPADPNSLSFALLLGEQRLEGAQALEPEQEEEIQEAEGTPLFRMTQRWRLPSLGTPAPPALHCQVTMQLPKLVLTHRKEIPASTVVLWIGSLVLGLLALVFLAYRLWKCYRPGPRPDTSSCTHL; encoded by the exons atggAATCCATCCTGGCCCTCCTGCTGGCCCTGGCCCTAGTACCCTACCAGCTCAGCAGAG GACAGTCCTTCCAGGTGAACCCCCCTGAGTCTGAGGTAGCTGTGGCCATGGGCACATCCCTCCAGATCACCTGCAGCATGTCCTGTGACGAGGGTGTAGCCCGGGTGCACTGGCGTGGTCTGGACACCAGCTTGGGCAGTGTACAGACCCTCCCAGGCAGCAGTATCCTCTCTGTACGGGGCATGCTGTCAGACACAGGCACTCCTGTGTGTGTGGGCTCCTGCGGGAGTCGAAGCTTCCAGCACTCCGTGAAGATCCTTGTGTATG CCTTCCCAGACCAGCTGGTGGTGTCCCCGGAGTTCCTTGTACCTGGACAGGACCAGGTGGTGTCCTGCACGGCCCACAACATCTGGCCTGCAGACCCGAACAGTCTCTCCTTTGCCCTGCTACTGggagagcagagactggagggtgCCCAAGCCCTGGAACCAGAGCAAGAAGAGGAGATACAAGAGGCTGAGGGCACACCACTGTTCCGAATGACACAACGCTGGCGGTTACCCTCCCTGGGGACCCCTGCCCCTCCTGCCCTTCACTGCCAGGTCACCATGCAGCTGCCCAAACTGGTGCTGACCCATAGAAAGGAGATTCCAG CCTCCACCGTCGTCCTATGGATTGGCAGCTTGGTGCTGGGGCTGCTTGCACTGGTCTTCCTTGCCTACCGCCTGTGGAAATGCTACCGGCCAGGTCCTCGCCCAGACACTAGCTCATGTACACACCTATGA